One genomic region from Phragmites australis chromosome 1, lpPhrAust1.1, whole genome shotgun sequence encodes:
- the LOC133920413 gene encoding transcription factor PCF5-like: MRSAVGAAVGAPKKVGDLDPRHHHWVPHRGGGGGEGGGGAQQEADEQQQQHRLLQLHQEVQDQEPPPVPVFQLQHLQSASVRQRGLSAEYALLAPMGDAGQSHHHHGFQPQLLSFGGAGQHHLHQFTAQGQAPAAGAASHSRSRGAGGGGEIVAATSASHSRVRGGGEIVAVQGGHIVRSTGRKDRHSKVCTARGLRDRRVRLSAHTAIQFYDVQDRLGYDRPSKAVDWLIKNAKDAIDKLEVLPEWQPTATATNAAAPPSSSTRPDSMENSDDQAQAITVAHTAFDFPEAGAGATGGGSGTGFLPASLDSDSIADTIKSFFPMAGTGGGEASSSTAAAQSSAMGFQSYTPDLLSRTGNHSQELRLSLQSLPDHMFHHQQQQQDRSHGHGGNASSQQALFPGAANYSFGGGAMWAEQAQSQRMVPWNVPDPGGGSTGGYLFNVSQQAAHMQAALGGQSQFFFQRGPLQSSNQPSEQGWPETVEADNPMHHHQGVSAIGFAPSIGFSGFRIPATIQGDEEHNGGGGNGDKPPLSVSSASHH; the protein is encoded by the coding sequence ATGCGCAGTGCAGTTGGAGCAGCAGTAGGGGCGCCCAAGAAGGTGGGGGATCTGGATCCGAGGCACCACCACTGGGTTCCTcacagaggcggcggcggcggagaaggaggaggaggagcgcagcAAGAAGCtgatgagcagcagcagcagcaccggctgctgcaactcCACCAAGAAGTGCAGGACCAAGAGCCGCCGCCGGTCCCCGTCTTCCAGCTCCAGCATCTGCAGTCGGCGTCCGTGAGGCAGCGGGGTTTGTCCGCCGAGTATGCCCTTCTCGCGCCCATGGGCGACGCCGGACagtcccaccaccaccacgggTTCCAACCGCAGCTCCTGTCCTTCGGAGGAGCCGGCCAGCACCACCTGCACCAATTCACGGCGCAGGGGCAGGCGCCTGCGGCAGGCGCGGCGTCTCACTCGCGGTCGCGTGGAGCAGGTGGAGGCGGCGAGATTGTGGCAGCGACGTCCGCGTCGCACTCGCGCGTGAGAGGCGGCGGGGAGATCGTGGCGGTGCAGGGAGGACACATTGTGCGGTCGACGGGGCGGAAGGACCGGCACAGCAAGGTCTGCACGGCGCGCGGGCTGCGCGACCGCCGCGTGCGGCTGTCGGCGCACACGGCCATCCAGTTCTACGACGTGCAGGACCGGCTGGGCTACGACCGCCCCAGCAAGGCCGTGGACTGGCTCATCAAGAACGCCAAGGACGCCATCGACAAGCTTGAAGTGCTTCCCGAGTGGCAGCCCACAGCCACCGCTACCAatgccgccgcgccgccgtccTCCTCAACCCGCCCTGATTCCATGGAGAACTCGGACGACCAGGCGCAGGCTATCACCGTCGCGCACACAGCGTTCGACTTCCCCGAAGCCGGAGCAGGAGCCACCGGTGGCGGCAGCGGCACAGGCTTCCTTCCGGCGTCGCTCGACTCGGACTCTATCGCGGACACGATCAAGTCGTTCTTCCCCATGGCTGGCACGGGAGGCGGAGAGGCGTCGTCgtccacggcggcggcgcagtCGTCGGCCATGGGCTTCCAGAGCTACACGCCTGACCTCCTGTCGCGCACCGGCAACCACAGCCAGGAGCTCCGGCTGTCACTGCAGTCTCTCCCAGACCACATGttccaccaccagcagcagcagcaggaccGGTCGCACGGCCACGGCGGCAATGCCTCCTCGCAGCAGGCACTCTTCCCCGGCGCTGCCAATTACTCATTCGGCGGCGGTGCCATGTGGGCCGAGCAGGCGCAGAGCCAGCGCATGGTGCCATGGAACGTGCCCGACCCAGGCGGCGGAAGCACTGGCGGCTACCTGTTCAACGTGTCGCAGCAGGCGGCGCACATGCAGGCGGCGCTTGGTGGCCAGAGCCAGTTCTTCTTCCAGAGGGGACCCCTTCAGTCCAGTAACCAGCCCTCCGAGCAAGGATGGCCGGAGACCGTCGAAGCCGACAACCCGATGCACCACCACCAAGGCGTATCGGCCATCGGGTTCGCCCCCAGCATCGGCTTCTCCGGGTTCCGCATCCCCGCGACGATACAGGGCGACGAGGAgcacaacggcggcggcggcaatggcgatAAGCCGCCGCTGTCTGTGTCCTCGGCTTCTCACCACTGA